One Deinococcus grandis DNA window includes the following coding sequences:
- a CDS encoding GNAT family N-acetyltransferase, whose translation MTPPTFTLRHVTDPRDPAIPAFGRVQEASYYAPDMLIPPEVFAHLITHRSPGREDRLLVAQTPEGEVLGGTLYALLPLPGELRGAGFNSFMAVTRAARGLGVGRALHDETLRVIRDAGLTGMFADSVHPTRQNEEDRAAEAATGVDPAGRRAALHALGLRTVDVPYWQPVGGPDGGPLTDLDLLYQPAHPAQTVPLALVTGTLRAYWTGWLGADRAQTEAWALADRAGHTQDVPLLPGTSTATWWSEGREV comes from the coding sequence ATGACCCCACCCACCTTCACGCTGCGGCACGTGACCGACCCCCGTGACCCGGCCATTCCCGCGTTCGGCCGCGTGCAGGAGGCCAGCTACTACGCGCCGGACATGCTGATCCCCCCGGAGGTCTTCGCGCACCTCATCACCCACCGCAGCCCGGGGCGCGAGGACCGCCTGCTGGTCGCCCAGACCCCGGAAGGCGAGGTGCTGGGCGGCACCCTGTACGCCCTGCTGCCCCTGCCCGGCGAACTGCGCGGGGCGGGCTTCAACTCGTTCATGGCCGTCACGCGCGCCGCGCGCGGCCTGGGCGTGGGCCGCGCCCTGCACGACGAGACCCTGCGCGTCATCCGCGACGCCGGACTGACGGGCATGTTCGCCGACAGCGTCCACCCCACCCGCCAGAACGAGGAGGACCGCGCGGCCGAGGCCGCGACCGGCGTGGACCCCGCCGGGCGCCGGGCCGCGCTGCACGCCCTGGGCCTGCGCACCGTGGACGTCCCCTACTGGCAGCCCGTCGGCGGCCCCGACGGCGGTCCCCTCACCGACCTGGACCTGCTGTACCAGCCCGCCCACCCGGCTCAGACCGTCCCGCTGGCCCTCGTGACCGGCACCCTGCGCGCCTACTGGACCGGCTGGCTCGGCGCGGACCGCGCCCAGACCGAAGCGTGGGCGCTGGCTGACCGCGCCGGACACACGCAGGACGTGCCCCTGCTCCCCGGCACGAGCACGGCGACGTGGTGGAGTGAAGGGCGGGAGGTCTGA
- a CDS encoding DUF350 domain-containing protein: MTPTDLLTTLATELGWNLAVWLPTLLISLLFIRAVLGVRVRDLITEIEEHQTAAIGAVFFWVSLGFSLLLSRTIATPVPADGTWTEAFTWLAVAVIVTLLLFTLGVLAVFGTLARRQGEGVLRYIRREMREEHNLALSFIMGALFLVPAVVTYHVTL; the protein is encoded by the coding sequence ATGACCCCCACCGACCTGCTGACGACCCTGGCCACCGAGCTGGGCTGGAACCTCGCCGTGTGGCTGCCGACGCTGCTGATCAGCCTGCTGTTCATCCGCGCGGTGCTGGGCGTGCGGGTGCGGGACCTGATCACCGAGATCGAGGAGCACCAGACGGCCGCGATCGGCGCGGTGTTCTTCTGGGTGTCGCTGGGCTTCAGCCTGCTGCTGAGCCGCACCATCGCGACTCCCGTCCCGGCGGACGGCACGTGGACGGAGGCGTTCACGTGGCTGGCCGTGGCCGTGATCGTGACGCTGCTGCTGTTCACGCTGGGCGTCCTGGCGGTGTTCGGCACGCTGGCCCGCCGCCAGGGTGAGGGGGTGCTGCGCTACATCCGCCGCGAGATGCGCGAGGAGCACAACCTGGCGCTGTCGTTCATCATGGGCGCGCTGTTCCTGGTGCCCGCGGTCGTCACGTACCACGTCACGCTGTAA
- a CDS encoding glutamine--tRNA ligase/YqeY domain fusion protein: protein MTAPDSTPPAAGDSAPRVAPNFITEIIERDLQGGKYPQVVTRFPPEPSGYAHLGHIFASFLDFQTAAQYGGRYHLRMDDTNPELATQEYADAIADDLRWLGWDWGEHLYYASDHFEQYYAYAEQLVNQGDAYVDSVTGDEMARLRGDARTPGTPSPYRDRTPEENLDLLRRMRAGEFADGAHVLRAKIDLGSPNMKLRDPVLYRILRGHHYRAGDAWCIYPMYDFQHPLQDALEGVTHSMCSLEFVDNRAIYDWLMERLGFSPRPHQYEFGRRGLEYTITSKRKLRKLVEAGAVHGWDDPRMPTLRAQRRLGVTPEAVRAFAAQIGVSRTNRTVDLSVYENAVRSDLNHRAPRVMAVLDPLPVTLENLETPQMLSLPYWPFDVVRDSPDGLVALPTGERVAPEAAVRDVPLTRELVIEREDFNPEPPKGFKRLTPGGTVRLRGAGIIRADRFDVDDSGQVTRVYATLLGEDAKAGGVIHWVSAEQGVPAEFRLYDRLFRVPNPEAATPEDAQAEPIAPDFDPEEIGHEDETKPLDAGFMAFLNPDSLRVTCGLVEPSVTRDPAGTRYQFERQGYFWRDPVDSREDALVFGRIITLKDAWAKATQKAETPAKAPKPAKVQAPKTEPTEKAAPATLTPEQEAEVTRLTGLGVPDAEARTLARDATLLTFLGGAAQDGTFAQVASWTANDLAPGLRAGEVRVAAADLAPLAALLSDKKVTTRVARDVLTRAAQTGEAPAAMVERENLAGGLSEDALNAAIAQVMADHADKVDAYRAGKTALLGFFTGQVMRATGGKADPATLNAALQAALNG, encoded by the coding sequence ATGACGGCCCCCGACTCCACTCCTCCCGCCGCCGGTGATAGCGCGCCGCGCGTGGCCCCGAACTTCATCACCGAGATCATCGAACGCGACCTGCAGGGCGGGAAGTACCCGCAGGTCGTGACGCGCTTCCCGCCGGAACCGAGCGGGTACGCGCACCTGGGGCACATCTTCGCGTCGTTCCTGGATTTCCAGACGGCCGCGCAGTACGGCGGGCGCTACCACCTGCGCATGGACGACACCAACCCGGAACTCGCGACGCAGGAGTACGCGGACGCCATCGCGGACGACCTGCGCTGGCTGGGCTGGGACTGGGGCGAGCACCTGTACTACGCCAGCGACCACTTCGAGCAGTACTACGCGTACGCCGAGCAGCTGGTCAATCAGGGGGACGCGTACGTGGACTCGGTGACGGGCGACGAGATGGCCCGCCTGCGCGGCGACGCCCGCACGCCCGGCACGCCCAGCCCCTACCGGGACCGCACGCCGGAGGAGAACCTGGACCTGCTGCGCCGCATGCGCGCCGGTGAGTTCGCGGACGGCGCGCACGTGCTGCGCGCGAAGATCGACCTGGGCAGCCCGAACATGAAGCTGCGCGACCCGGTGCTGTACCGCATCCTGCGCGGGCATCACTACCGCGCGGGTGACGCGTGGTGCATCTACCCCATGTACGACTTCCAGCACCCCCTGCAGGACGCGCTGGAGGGCGTGACGCACTCGATGTGCAGCCTGGAGTTCGTGGACAACCGCGCCATCTACGACTGGCTGATGGAGCGCCTGGGCTTCAGCCCGCGCCCGCACCAGTACGAGTTCGGTCGGCGCGGCCTGGAGTACACGATCACCAGCAAGCGCAAGCTGCGCAAACTCGTGGAGGCCGGGGCGGTGCACGGCTGGGACGACCCGCGCATGCCCACCCTGCGCGCGCAGCGTCGCCTGGGCGTCACGCCGGAGGCCGTGCGGGCCTTCGCGGCGCAGATCGGCGTGAGCCGCACGAACCGCACCGTGGACCTCAGCGTGTACGAGAACGCCGTGCGCAGCGACCTGAACCACCGCGCGCCGCGTGTGATGGCGGTGCTGGACCCGCTGCCCGTCACCCTGGAGAACCTGGAGACGCCGCAGATGCTGAGTCTCCCCTACTGGCCGTTCGACGTGGTGCGCGACTCGCCCGACGGACTGGTCGCCCTGCCCACCGGGGAGCGCGTGGCCCCCGAGGCTGCGGTGCGCGACGTACCGCTGACCCGCGAACTGGTGATCGAACGCGAGGACTTCAACCCCGAGCCGCCCAAGGGGTTCAAGCGCCTGACGCCGGGCGGCACGGTGCGCCTGCGCGGGGCGGGGATCATCCGCGCCGACCGCTTCGACGTGGACGACAGCGGGCAGGTGACGCGCGTGTACGCCACGCTGCTGGGCGAGGACGCCAAAGCCGGGGGCGTGATCCACTGGGTCAGCGCCGAGCAGGGCGTGCCCGCCGAGTTCCGCCTGTACGACCGCCTGTTCCGCGTGCCCAACCCCGAGGCGGCAACCCCCGAGGACGCCCAAGCCGAACCGATCGCCCCGGACTTCGACCCCGAGGAGATCGGGCACGAGGACGAGACCAAACCCCTTGACGCGGGCTTCATGGCGTTCCTGAACCCCGACAGCCTGCGCGTGACGTGCGGACTGGTGGAACCCAGCGTCACGCGCGACCCCGCGGGCACCCGCTACCAGTTCGAACGGCAGGGCTACTTCTGGCGCGACCCGGTGGACAGCCGCGAGGACGCGCTGGTGTTCGGGCGGATCATCACCCTGAAGGACGCCTGGGCGAAAGCCACGCAGAAGGCCGAAACGCCCGCCAAGGCCCCCAAACCCGCCAAAGTGCAGGCCCCGAAGACCGAGCCGACCGAGAAGGCCGCGCCCGCCACCCTGACCCCCGAGCAGGAGGCCGAGGTGACCCGCCTGACCGGCCTGGGCGTCCCGGACGCCGAGGCCCGCACCCTCGCACGTGACGCCACGCTGCTGACCTTCCTCGGTGGGGCCGCGCAGGACGGCACCTTCGCGCAGGTCGCCAGCTGGACCGCGAACGACCTCGCGCCGGGCCTGCGCGCCGGGGAAGTCCGCGTGGCCGCCGCCGACCTCGCCCCGCTGGCCGCACTGCTGAGTGACAAGAAGGTCACCACCCGCGTCGCCCGCGACGTCCTGACCCGCGCCGCGCAGACCGGCGAGGCCCCCGCCGCGATGGTCGAACGCGAGAACCTCGCCGGGGGCCTCAGCGAGGACGCCCTGAACGCCGCCATCGCGCAGGTCATGGCCGACCACGCCGACAAGGTGGATGCCTACCGCGCCGGGAAGACCG